From one Chryseobacterium sp. 3008163 genomic stretch:
- a CDS encoding nuclear transport factor 2 family protein, whose product MNNKEILQKANSLITEGDYEGFLSFCTEDTKWTFVGDQILNGKNEVREYMKKAYAEPPKFMVDHLIAENDFVTAVGKISIKNRDGETVEYFYCDVWKFKNNKMDELTAFVIEN is encoded by the coding sequence ATGAATAATAAAGAAATACTGCAAAAAGCCAATTCGCTAATTACAGAAGGTGATTACGAAGGATTTTTATCATTCTGCACAGAAGATACAAAGTGGACTTTCGTAGGTGATCAGATTCTCAACGGTAAAAATGAAGTTCGTGAATACATGAAAAAAGCTTACGCAGAACCTCCAAAATTCATGGTTGACCATTTGATTGCTGAGAACGATTTTGTAACTGCTGTCGGAAAAATAAGCATAAAAAACAGAGATGGAGAAACAGTAGAATATTTTTACTGTGACGTCTGGAAATTTAAAAACAATAAAATGGATGAACTGACTGCTTTCGTTATTGAAAATTAA
- a CDS encoding cold-shock protein → MQQGTVKFFNETKGFGFISPAEGGQDIFVHSSGLNTKMIRENDKVVFDVEKSEKGLNAVNVRLA, encoded by the coding sequence ATGCAACAAGGCACAGTAAAATTTTTTAACGAAACAAAAGGTTTCGGATTTATTTCTCCAGCAGAAGGAGGACAAGACATTTTTGTACATTCTTCAGGATTGAACACTAAAATGATTCGTGAGAATGATAAAGTAGTTTTCGACGTAGAAAAAAGCGAAAAAGGATTAAATGCAGTTAACGTAAGACTTGCATAA
- a CDS encoding DEAD/DEAH box helicase, with the protein MSFKNLNLINPIVRAATEAGCPKPTELQTRIIPQILNGKDVLCVIPRGTERMTSFTMPVLQALKKNNPDHNDTRVLVLTPTKETVLEIEKNFEIYTKYLPLSQLSVYEGISNGTQLSSLRRRLDVLIATPEKLMELDDQRHISLSKIEVLIIDDIEILLKDKSNELKKLISKLPIKRQNILFHRLSRQKSLPSQTRL; encoded by the coding sequence ATGAGTTTTAAGAATTTAAACTTAATCAATCCCATCGTTCGTGCCGCTACAGAAGCAGGATGTCCGAAGCCTACCGAATTGCAGACTAGAATTATTCCGCAAATCTTAAATGGTAAAGATGTTTTATGTGTTATTCCCCGCGGAACAGAAAGGATGACTTCTTTTACAATGCCGGTTCTACAGGCACTGAAAAAGAACAATCCGGATCATAATGACACGAGGGTTTTGGTTCTGACGCCTACTAAAGAAACGGTGTTAGAGATTGAGAAAAATTTTGAAATTTATACCAAATATTTACCATTATCACAGCTTTCTGTGTATGAAGGGATTTCAAACGGAACGCAATTATCTTCGTTGAGAAGAAGATTAGATGTATTGATTGCGACTCCTGAAAAATTAATGGAACTTGATGATCAGAGGCACATCAGCCTTTCGAAGATAGAAGTTCTGATTATAGATGATATCGAGATTTTATTGAAAGATAAAAGCAATGAGCTTAAAAAATTGATCAGTAAACTTCCGATAAAACGACAAAATATTCTTTTTCATCGATTATCTCGCCAGAAGTCACTACCTTCGCAGACAAGATTATAG